atattattatttgacgATTTTGTTTCAACacaatttaaattgtttttttgttttttttcattttcattctcatttgtattattttctttaccATTGCTATTccaattaatatttttatcatcccgtttttcaattttatcatatttgcTTTCACATGAATGTGATATAATCTTTTGGTCTTTACGTGTGTATTCCATTAAATTAACTAAATGATTACatgtattattaacaatagatgttgtattattttttgaatctAAATTTGAtagtaaattatttatagcactgtataatatatttccatcgaatattttattataaccATATTTAATATCTTTGTAAAAggcataaatatatatttctttatctaATAAGTCTTTTAAAGgcttaataaattttataggTTCATACCTATTGTCAATATAGCTAGTACATAACGGTATATTAATACCATTACcaattattgtatataaaaaagacttatttgaaatattatttgcattatttCCCCAAAGTAcataattaatttgttcgtctttacaatattttaatatgttattatatataattaactcgtttatataattcaaataataactcttttctttttttactacATCATAACTTTGCAAAAATTTATCTTGATGTtcttcttttataaaataattacttTTTAGGactgtaaaatatattttgttaattttttttttaaaaacaccCTTATTAAAAGTAATTTGGTCCTTATGTCCTACAGGAGATATATCATCTTTTTGTGTGTTATTTTCTCCCTCTTCTTTTTccacaatttttttgtcattaCTTTTCCCTACAAGTTCAAATATTTCttcaataattttaatca
This region of Plasmodium chabaudi chabaudi strain AS genome assembly, chromosome: 13 genomic DNA includes:
- a CDS encoding cytoplasmic tRNA 2-thiolation protein 2, putative; this encodes MNSKNMEDKSNDNNEEKIDLPICYKCKKKNASVSTREKSCKDCFLLLVEYTFKNTLREKCLFKSKPGFCNYKEKGKTDQMKKNDNTFENHKNKKKTTVAFSGEICSSILLYLFIKYLQSAKNKKNDMLLMNEHAIFNEVIFVDIFDDETYILKLIKIIEEIFELVGKSNDKKIVEKEEGENNTQKDDISPVGHKDQITFNKGVFKKKINKIYFTVLKSNYFIKEEHQDKFLQSYDVVKKEKSYYLNYINELIIYNNILKYCKDEQINYVLWGNNANNISNKSFLYTIIGNGINIPLCTSYIDNRYEPIKFIKPLKDLLDKEIYIYAFYKDIKYGYNKIFDGNILYSAINNLLSNLDSKNNTTSIVNNTCNHLVNLMEYTRKDQKIISHSCESKYDKIEKRDDKNINWNSNGKENNTNENENEKKQKNNLNCVETKSSNNNIYENLNNYNKNFLCYICSGNKETPEEKNFINKMNKIQTKYIIRMKYTDNICSTCLSIFSSNESFFNLFDSLI